The DNA segment TCTTCTTGCTCGGGCGATCTGTATGGTCAAAAGCGGTCTCAAGCGACATTGCGTCCCTCCGCTCCCGAAGAAATCGAAAAACCGAAAGTCTCGAGACTCGCGCTATGAAAAGCCTCTTTGAGTTCCTCTTGGGCTCCAAACGATTTTTTCCCGAGTTTTCGGCCGGATATATCAAAGTGAAGAGAGTCTTGAGAAAAAGGATTTGGGCAGATCGTATAGTTAAGTCCATCCTCTGATGACAGGGCCATTTCCACCGTGTCTCCGAGGTAATTAATCGGAACGCCCGGAACAGTGACTGATCTTGATCCGTGGCAGAGGCCAAGCGATATTATGTCACCCACCTGAAGGAACCTGAGATTGGTCTGGACATCGGCAGGCAGGTATCCGTTCGGGTTTTCATCCCCGACCCTGATCTCCAAGCTTCGCAGCAGGAATTCCCTAATTTTCTCTCTAAGCGAAACGGCCGCCTTGTTATCTGGGTTTCTGGATATGGTCCTTTCGTTAAGTTCGGAGAAGTGAAGCGCTATGAGCGCGC comes from the Candidatus Dadabacteria bacterium genome and includes:
- a CDS encoding DUF3891 family protein — protein: MIRRESDKGWTLITQPNHAFLSSRIMDFWGNDDFETIAPRDEVMLAIREHDCGWEETDSAADLNSKNGYPRSFMEMRPESQLEIWSECFEKHAGEHPYACALIALHFSELNERTISRNPDNKAAVSLREKIREFLLRSLEIRVGDENPNGYLPADVQTNLRFLQVGDIISLGLCHGSRSVTVPGVPINYLGDTVEMALSSEDGLNYTICPNPFSQDSLHFDISGRKLGKKSFGAQEELKEAFHSASLETFGFSISSGAEGRNVA